From Nerophis lumbriciformis linkage group LG39, RoL_Nlum_v2.1, whole genome shotgun sequence, one genomic window encodes:
- the LOC133577826 gene encoding uncharacterized protein, protein MDQSTRVLGLDAQGNMVFTVVKPVMGLFQVSSDQAGTVMQDSMGLQSLAENTLILPPPQDHVQLETTHVDLDALQPHLQPQMQVSAPVQTEEAAQDPGPPQNSDFSTQMPFAEVSSLLDPNMKGSKARKHLISYEEIKRRLQAPEKMSLRSLAAYTRVSRGPASKKTLLESLNVLGLTPSTTTSVSSSFSKLTEGDTRALCDDMKDFSHDYMDYSNMARQLLPETNTVQHWSKIIETKNHLEDMRKCFKDPANSGSFDSVTHGLGLGMLDVALDMIVTAIEQQIHILSGAAATAGTSDLARQTRRARRRQRKTQDKASLGVKDQGRVVAKAKGRSRAKKKVRQDDGPAEAGQVEPCRPDDMQDNLITLVAVGYETVSTGLGGSRPA, encoded by the exons ATGGATCAGTCCACCAGGGTCCTGGGTCTGGATGCTCAGGGCAACATGGTCTTCACGGTGGTGAAGCCGGTCATGGGACTCTTCCAGGTGTCTTCAGACCAAGCTGGGACCGTGATGCAGGACAGCATGGGTCTCCAGAGTCTAGCTGAGAACACGCTGATCCTCCCTCCTCCACAAGACCACGTCCAGCTGGAGACCACCCACGTGGACTTGGACGCCCTCCAGCCTCACCTCCAGCCTCAGATGCAGGTTTCCGCCCCGGTCCAGACCGAGGAAGCGGCCCAGGATCCGGGACCTCCGCAGAACTCCGACTTCTCCACCCAGATGCCCTTTGCAGAGGTGTCCTCCCTGCTGGACCCCAACATGAAGGGCTCCAAGGCTC GCAAACATCTCATCTCCTACGAGGAGATCAAACGTCGCCTGCAGGCCCCGGAGAAGATGTCCCTGCGCTCTCTGGCCGCCTACACCCGAGTGAGCCGGGGGCCGGCCAGCAAGAAGACGCTCTTGGAGTCCCTCAACGTCCTCGGCCTCACGCCCAGCACCACCACCTCCGTGTCCTCCTCCTTCTCCAAACTCACTGAAG GCGACACCAGAGCTTTGTGCGACGATATGAAGGACTTCTCCCACGACTACATGGACTACAGCAACATGGCCAGGCAGCTCCTCCCCGAGACCAACACCGTCCAACACTGGTCCAAAATCATCGAGACAAA GAACCACCTGGAGGATATGAGAAAGTGCTTCAAGGACCCGGCCAACAGCGGGTCTTTCGACAGCGTGACGCACGGCCTCGGCCTGGGGATGCTGGACGTGGCCCTGGACATGATCGTCACGGCCATCGAGCAGCAGATCCACATCCTGTCGGGCGCCGCCGCCACCGCGGGGACGTCCGACCTCGCCCGGCAGACGCGACGCGCCCGCAGGCGGCAGCGCAAGACGCAGGACAAAGCGTCCCTCGGAGTCAAGGATCAAGGGAGGGTCGTCGCCAAGGCCAAGGGGAGGAGCAGGGCGAAGAAGAAGGTCCGCCAGGACGACGGCCCTGCGGAGGCCGGCCAGGTGGAACCCTGTAGGCCGGACGACATGCAGGACAACTTGATCACTCTGGTTGCCGTGGGATACGAGACTGTTTCTACCGGTCTTGGTGGGTCTAGACCGGCTTGA